The following nucleotide sequence is from Pseudomonas sp. S09G 359.
ACGCCACGCCGCTGCTGAGCTATCGCTTGAAGCAAGCCAATAACATTGCCGAGACGTTGTTCGTGTTGATGACGCTGGGGGATGATCGGACGATTCTGCAAACCTACGCGGCCGGGCAACTGGTGCACCAACGCTAATCTCAGCCACAACACAAAACAAATGTGGGAGGGGGCTTGCCCCCGATTGCAGTGTGTCAGCTACACATAAGCTGACTGATCCACTGCCATCGGGGGCAAGCCCCCTCCCACATTTTTAATCCCATGTGAACCTGGGAAATTACAACTTTACTGAGGAACGCCCAGGCTTCTTCGTCTGCAACAAATGCGAAAACACCGCATGCAGATCATCCGACGCGCCTTCCTCATCGAGGTTGAGCTTGCTGTCAATGTGATCCATGTGATGCATCATCAAATCCACCGCCAACACCGCGTCCCGCGCTTCGATCGCGTCGATCAGCTGGGTGTGCTCATCGTAGGAACAGTGCGAGCGGTTGCCGCTTTCGTACTGGGCGATGATCAACGAGGTCTGGGACACCAGGCTGCGCTGGAAGCTGATCAGCGGCGCGTTCTTCGCCGCTTCGGCCAGCTTGAGGTGGAATTCGCCGGAGAGGCGGATGCCCGCACCGCGATCGCCACGGGAGAAGCTGTCACGCTCGTCGTTGACCATCTGGCGCAGCTCAGCCAACTGGTCGGCCGTGGCATGCTGCACGGCCAACTCGGTGATTGCTCGCTCTACCAGGCGCCGCGCCATAAACACCTGACGGGCCTCCTCGACACTCGGGCTGGCAACCACTGCTCCGCGATTGGGCCGCAGCAGCACCACGCCTTCATGGGCCAGGCGCGACAGCGCGCGGCGAATGATGGTGCGGCTCACGCCGAAGATTTCGCCCAGTGCCTCTTCACTCAACTTGGTTCCGGGCGCCAGGCGTTGCTCAAGGATGGCCTCGAAGATATGCGCGTAGACGATATCGTCCTGGGTTCCGCTGCGACCGGCCTTGCCGGCACGCGGTTGTTTCTTGAGAGGTTGCAACTGTTCGTTCATGGGCACTCGGGTTTGGAGAACGGCGGCGAATTAACGGTAATACGGCAAGCGCGTGTCGCTGGCAAGTATCACCTAAAAACAGGGCACATTGTACACAACCGAGTGCGCCAACACACTGTACGGCTGTTTGCGCCTGCGGCTGTATTGCAATGAGTCGTTACGTTTGAGTTTAGGCTTGAATCCGTGCCGAAAACGGCAAACTCCCAGGTAAAAGGAACACCTTTCCATGCACGACGCCACCCAAGCGCCTTTGCGCCCGCTGGCCGACACCTCTGCGTCGGCCGTGGTCGCCGGCTTCATCGCCATGATGACCGGCTATACCAGCTCCCTGGTGCTGATGTTTCAGGCCGGGCAAGCCGCCGGTTTGACCACGGCGCAGATTTCTTCGTGGATCTGGGCGATCTCCATCGGCATGGCGGTGTGCAGCATCGGCCTGTCGCTGCGTTATCGCACGCCGATCACCATTGCCTGGTCCACACCCGGCGCGGCGCTGCTGATTACCAGCCTGGGCGGCGTCAGCTATGGTGAAGCGATCGGCGCCTATATCACCTGCGCCGTGCTGGTCACGCTTTGCGGGTTGACCGGCAGCTTTGAAAAACTGGTCAAGCGCATCCCGGCATCGCTGGCGGCGGCTTTGCTGGCAGGGATTCTGTTCAAGATCGGCAGCGAAATCTTCGTCGCTGCGCAGCATCGTACCGGCCTGGTGCTGGGGATGTTCTTCACCTACCTGATCATCAAGCGCCTGTCGCCACGCTATGCGGTGTTGGCTGCGCTGCTGATCGGCACTGCGCTGTCGGGGCTCATGGGGTTGCTGGATTTCAGCGGCTTTCACCTGGAAGTGGCCACGCCGGTATGGACCACACCGCACTTCTCCTTGGCGGCGACCATCAGTATCGGCATCCCATTGTTCGTGGTGGCGATGACCTCGCAGAACATGCCCGGCGTCGCCGTATTACGCGCCGACGGTTACACCGTGCCGGCCTCGCCGCTGATCACCACCACCGGCCTGGCCTCGCTGGTGCTGGCGCCATTCGGCTCCCACGGCATCAACCTGGCGGCGATCAGCGCCGCGATCTGCACCGGGCCCCATGCCCACGAAGACCGTAACAAGCGCTATACCGCAGCTGTGTGGTGTGGGGTGTTCTACGGGATTGCCGGGGTGTTCGGCGCCACCTTGGCGGCGTTGTTCGCAGCCCTGCCCAAGGAACTGGTGCTGTCGATTGCGGCATTGGCGTTGTTTGGCTCGATCATCAATGGCTTGACCATCGCGATGAATGAGCCGAAGGAGCGCGAAGCGGCGCTGATCACCTTTATGGTCACCGCGTCTGGCTTGACGCTGTTTTCCATCGGGTCGGCGTTCTGGGGGATTGTGGCGGGGGTGTTGACGCTGCTGATTCTGAACTGGCGCAGGGCATAAAAAAACGGCGACCCGAGGGTCGCCGTTTTTTTTAGTATCACTTAGCCGCGTTGATCGGCTTTTCCGGATACCACACGTCCAGCAACGGGCTGACTTCAGCCTTGGTCAGCTCGGAACGGGTTTTCAGCCAGGCTTCAACGGCAGCGCGCTGCTCTTCGGAGACCGAGCCACGCTTCTGCAGGCAAACCAGACCGTAGTCATCGCCGCCAACATAGCCCAGACCGTTGGCTTCCATGGCTTCTTTGATGAATGCTTCGAGGAAAGCGTCGATAGCTTCTTCACTCAGGCCTTCGTTGAAGTCCAGGTTCAGTTCGAAACCCAGCTCTTGAAATTCATCAACGCACAGTTTTTTGCGCAGACGCTGGGAACGGTTAGTCGCCATTGGAACAATCCTCATAAGTAATAACGGGCGGCACTTTAGCAGTTTAAGGCGGCAATTGCCCGACTCTCTGGGACGGGCGGCATAATGCCTGCAAAAAAACCCCGATTAGCAGCTATCGTTCAGCTACAAGTGGAACCACCTTGGGGCATAATGCCGACACTTTCATGACCAATGAGGGATTTTCTTACATACCCCTCGCCTTTTTCACCCTTCTCAGCAGTAGGGTTTTACTCTTTATGATCAAATCTTTGCGTTCCGTGCTACTTGCCAGTGTTGTCCTGCCACTGGCCCTCTCCGCCACCGCTGCCCCGATCAATAACACCTTGCCGCCCAACGTGGCGCAGGCCCTCGAGAAAGCCAAGCTGCAAAACACTGCGCTGTCCCTGGTGATGATTCCCCTGAACGGCCCCGGCACCCCTACCGTGTTCAACGCTGATGTCTCGGTGAACCCGGCCTCTACCATGAAGCTGGTCACCACCTATGCGGCCCTGGAAATGCTCGGCCCCAACCACCAGTGGAAAACCGAGTTCTACACCGACGGCACCCTCAGCGGTGGCGTGTTGCACGGCAACCTGTACCTCAAGGGCGGCGGCGACCCCAAGCTGAACATGGAAAAACTCTGGCTGCTGATGCGCGACCTGCGCGCCAACGGCGTACAGCAAGTGACCGGCGACCTGGTGCTGGACCGCAGTTTCTTCAACCAGCCGCAGTTGCCCGAGTTCAATGACGACGGCAATGACGAGAACAAGCCGTTCCTGGTCAAACCCGACGCCCTGCTGGTTAACCTCAAGGCCCTGCGTTTCGTCACCCGCAATGACTCAGGCCGGGTGATCGTGTCGGTCGAGCCGCCCATTGCCAGTATCCGCATCGACAACCAGGTCAAGGTTTCCGCTGCCAAGCAATGCACCGGCGACGTCCGCTACAACCCGGTCACCGCCGCCGATGGCAGTGTGACGGTGACGGTCAGCGGCCAGTTGGCCGAGGGCTGCAGCTCGCAGACCTATCTGTCGCTGCTGGATCACGCCACCTACACCGCCGGCGCCGTCCGGGCGATCTGGCAGGAATTGGGCGGCAGCATCCAGGGTCGGGATATCCAGGCGCCGGTGCCCAAGGATGCCAAGGTACTGGCCCGCGCATTTTCGCCGGACCTGGCGGAAATCATCCGCGACATCAACAAATACAGTAACAACACCATGGCCCAGCAGTTGTTCCTGAGCCTGGGCGCGCAATTCCGTAACGATGCCGACGGCGACGACGCCAAGGCCGCACAGCGCGTGGTGCGCCAGTGGCTGGCGAAAAAAGGCATTACCGCGCCGCACCTGGTGATGGAAAACGGTTCCGGGCTGTCCCGCGCCGAACGGGTCAGCGCCCGCGAAATGGCGGCCATGCTGCAAGCCGCGTGGAAAAGCCCCTACGCTGCGGAATACATCAGCTCGATGCCGATTGCCGGTACCGACGGCACCATGCGCAAACGCCTGAAAACCACCGCCATGCGCGGCGAGGCCCACGTCAAGACCGGTACCTTGAACACCGTGCGGGCTATCGCCGGCTTCAGCCGTGACAACAATGGCAATACCTGGGCGGTGGTGGCGATCCTCAACGATCCGAAGCCATGGGGCGCTTCGTCGGTGCTCGACCAGGTGCTGCTGGACCTGTATCGCCAGCCGAAGGCAGTGGCTGCGGCGCCCGTCCTTTAAGAGGGAATGCAGCCCCCCTGTGGGAGCGGGCTTGCTCGCGAATGCGGTAGACCAGTCACTAGATTGGGTGACTGAGACTCCGCATTCGGGGGCAAGTCGAATCGTCGCACCGCCCCTCCCACATTTGCCCTGTGTCTGTCATCAAGCCCGTATCCGCTCGGCCTCCACCCGATCCCTGCCCGCCTGCTTGGCCACATACACCGCCGAGTCGGCGCGCAGCAGCAGCCCATCAATACCTTCATCGACCCGCCAACTGGCCACGCCAAAGCTGGCGGTGACGATGCCCACCGGCTCCATCGGCGTATCGCGCAGCGACTGCCATAACTCCATCGCCACGCGGTAGGCCTGCTCGCCATCGGTGTTGGGGCACAAAACCATGAACTCCTCACCGCCCAGGCGGCAGAACACATCGCTGCGCCGCAGGCGCTGGCTGATGCGCTTGCACAACTCCTGCAGCACGCCATCGCCGACCGCATGCCCGTGCTGGTCATTGATACGCTTGAAGTGGTCGACATCGAGCATGATCACCGACAGCGCCCCCGAGGTGCGGTTGAGTCGCACCATCTCGGCCTTGAGGCGATCCTGGAAATAGCGACGGTTGTGAATCCCGGTCAGGGAGTCGGTAATGGAGAGCGCGCGCAATTCCTCTTCAACCCGCTTAAGGTCGGAAATATCCGACACATAGCCATGCCACAGCGTACCGCCGCCCGGTAACTCTTCCGGGGTGGCCTCGCCGCGAATCCAGCGCAGGCCCCGTTGCGGCAACAGCACCCGATACTCTTCGCGCCAATGGCTCAACTGCAAGGCCGACAAGCGAATCGACGCACGTACCCGCTCCACGTCCAGCGGGTGGATACGCTCGAAAACCTTCGCCGCATCCTGCTGCAACACGCTGGTTTCGATTTCATAGATGTCGCGCATCCCGTCGCTGGCGTAGATAAAGCGCCAGTTGTCATGGGGTTCCAGGGTGAACTGGAAAATCCCGCCAGGCACATGGGCGCTGAGTTTCTTGAGCAGACGGTCGCGGGCCGCCAGGGCCTCGTAGGCGCGTTTCTGCTCGGTAATGTCGAGGTAAATGGCGAGGTGGCCGATCCACAAACCATGGTCGTCGAGCAACACGGTGGCCAGCATATTCACGGTCAACTGGCTGCGGTCCTGGCGGATCAGGCTCCACTCACGGGCTTTGTGCAGGTTATCGGGGCTTTCCACCAGCATCGCCTGGCTCGGCGGGATGCGCTTGCCCAAGGCCACACTCAGGCTGGCGGAGCGCGCCTCGAGCTCCGACGGCAGGTGCAGGCTTTCCAGGGTCAACTTGCTTACCACCTGCTCGGCGTTGAACCCGAGCATCTGCTCGGCACCGGCGTTGAAGGTGTTGATGACCCCACGCAAGTCAGTGGCAATGATCGCGACTTGGGTGGCGGCGTTCAACACGCTGCGCAATTGGCCATGGGCGCCGCGCAGCTCCAGTTCGCGCTGGCGCAACTGCAGGGTACGCTGTTCCACCAGTTTCAACGCCCGCTGGCGCTGGCTCACCAACACATAGAGCAAGGCACCGAGCAACAGGCTGAGCAAGCCGCCCATAGTCAGGATCGTGGCCAGCGAAGAGTGGTTGGCCTGGTCGAATACCTGGCTCGGGCGTAGGCTCAGCGCGTACACGTGGTCCCCCAGGGTCAGGCGACGCGCGCCGGTGAGGTCGCTGTCGCCCACGGCATTGCTGGATTCAAACAGCACGCGCTTTTGCAGGTCGGAGGTGTCGACAATCTGCATTACCAGGTTGTCCCGGTCCGGCTTTGGCAAACCGTCAGCCACCAGCTGGCGCATGCTGATCACCGCCATTACATAGCCGTAGGGCTCATTCTGCGACTGCGTTGACGTAGGCAGGCTGCTCACCGGCGCCACCAGCAATACGCCAGTGGCATACGCCGGCTCCACCCCCACCAGTTGCATTGGCTGCGACACCGCCAGCTTGCCGCTCTTTTGCGCACGCTCAAGGGCTGAACGCCGCAGCGGCTGGGCCAACAGGTCAAAACCCAGCGGCGCGCCCAGCAGGCTTTGGGTCTGGCTGTAGAGCACCGGTACGTACTCCTCGCGCTCGGGCGCAGGGGCCAACTCACCGGCTGAATTCAATTCTCGAATGACAAACGGCGTGCCGCGCTGGCGCGACACGTCCTGTTCGAATTGACTGCGCTGCTCGCGAAACACCCGCGGGGCCCACGAATAGGCACGGGCACGCAGCAACAAGGGCCGGGCAAAGCCGTCAAATTCTTCGCGGGACACGTCATCGGAATTGGCGAAGAAACGCCGTAGGCTGTTAAGACGTTGTTCCTGGTCTTCGAAGCGTTCCTGCAAGCGGGTGTAACGCTCGTTGACCAGCAACTGAAAGCGCTGGCGCACCTGTTGTTGATAGAGGTCGGACGCCGCCCAGGCGACGATGATCGTCAGGGCGCCGCCTGCCAAAAACACCACCAATGCCACCAGCCAAGCCGACGCCTGCTCACTGATAAAGCCTAGGATTTTCGGGCGAACGGCTTGCAACGGCATAGGCAACACTCACAACGCCAGCGTGCGGGGGGTGTCACTTTGGCTAGGCCATAGTTATAGCTAGCGTCCCACTATTTGACCAGCGTAAAAAAGCCGCAAGCCCGGAAAAATCCAGGCTTGCGGCTTTTGTTTACCGCGATCAGCGCGCGGTGATTTTCCACGCCCGGTGGATCTTCGCGTTGCGCGCAAAATCCGGGTCGATGGTCTTGTCGCTGATTTCCTCGACCGCGTAGCGTTCGCTGAGGTTGTCCTCCAGCGCGAACTTGCGGAAGTTGTTCGAGAAATACAGTACGCCGCCCGGTGCCAGGCGGGCCATGGCCAAGTCGAGCAACTGCACGTGGTCACGCTGTACGTCGAAAATGCCTTCCATGCGCTTGGAGTTGGAGAAGGTCGGCGGGTCGATGAAGATCATGTCGAACTCATCGCGGCTAGCCTCCAGCCACGCCATCACATCACCCTGCTCCAGGCGGTTCTTGTCGGAGAAACCGTTGAGGGAGAAGTTGCGACGCGCCCAGTCCAGGTAGGTCTTGGACAGGTCGACGCTGGTGGTGCTGCGCGCACCGCCCTTGGCAGCGTGCACACTGGCCGTGGCGGTGTAGCAATACAGGTTGAGGAAGCGCTTGCCGGCGGCTTCTTTCTGGATGCGCAGGCGCATTGGGCGGTGATCGAGGAACAGGCCGGTGTCCAGGTAGTCGGTGAGGTTGACCAGCAGCTTCACGCCGCCTTCGCTGACCTCGGTGAACTTGCCCTGGGCGCTCTGGCGCTCGTACTGCTTGGTGCCGCTCTGACGCTCGCGACGCTTGACCACCACGCGGCTCTTGTCGATGTTCAGCGCCTGGGGAATCGCGGCCAGGGCGTCGAACATGCGCGCCGAGGCCTTCTCCGGGTCGATGGACTTAGGCGCGGCGTATTCCTGTACATGGACCCAATCGTGGTACAGGTCGATGGCCATGGAGTATTCCGGCATGTCGGCGTCGTACACGCGGTAGCAATCCACACCTTCGCGCTTGGCCCACTTACCCAGCAACTTGAGGTTCTTTTGCAGGCGGTTGGCGAACATCTGCCCGCCTTCGCTCAGGCGTGCCTGTTCGACCACAGGGGCCGGGGCCGGCTTGATCGGGTTACCGTTCTTGTTGTACTGGCGCTCTTGCGGCTCGACCGGGGCCTGATCGTAGGCGGCTTGCTCACGCTCAGCCTGGCGCTGCTCCGGGGTGCGGCGCTCACCGGTGACGAACTGATCCGGGTTGACCTTGATCAGCAGCAATTTGCACGGCAACGCGCCGTTCCAGAACGAGTACTGCTTGTGGCTGCGGATGCCCATGCGCTTGCCCAGGTCCGGCGCGCCGGTGAACACCGCGGCTTCCCAACCCATGCACGCCTGGCGCAGGCGCTCGCCGAGGTTCTGGTAGAGGTACAACAGGCTGGCTTCGTCACCCAGGCGCTCGCCGTAGGGTGGGTTGCAGATCACCAGGCCTTTCTGGTTCTGGTCCGGACGCGGCTCGAAGGTGCCGACTTCGCCCTGGTACACCTTGATCCAGTGGCTGAGGCCCGCCCGTTCAATGTTGTTGCGCGCCGGCTGGATCAGGCGCGGGTCGGCTTCGTAGCCACGCACCCACAACGGCGGCTTGTTCATGCCGATGGCCGCGCGTTCGCTGGCCTCGGTGTGCAGTTTCTTCCACAGTGCCGGGACGTGACCGAGCCAGGTGGTGAAACCCCAGAGTTCGCGATTGAGGTTAGGCGCCATGTCGGCGGCGATCATCGCGCCTTCGACCAGGAAGGTGCCCACGCCGCACATCGGGTCAGTCAGCGCGCCGCCTTCGGCCGCAATGCGCGGCCAGCCAGCGCGAATCAGGATCGCCGCCGCCAGGTTTTCCTTCAACGGCGCAGCGCCCTGCTGCAGGCGGTAACCGCGCT
It contains:
- a CDS encoding GntR family transcriptional regulator; its protein translation is MNEQLQPLKKQPRAGKAGRSGTQDDIVYAHIFEAILEQRLAPGTKLSEEALGEIFGVSRTIIRRALSRLAHEGVVLLRPNRGAVVASPSVEEARQVFMARRLVERAITELAVQHATADQLAELRQMVNDERDSFSRGDRGAGIRLSGEFHLKLAEAAKNAPLISFQRSLVSQTSLIIAQYESGNRSHCSYDEHTQLIDAIEARDAVLAVDLMMHHMDHIDSKLNLDEEGASDDLHAVFSHLLQTKKPGRSSVKL
- the dacB gene encoding D-alanyl-D-alanine carboxypeptidase/D-alanyl-D-alanine-endopeptidase, producing the protein MIKSLRSVLLASVVLPLALSATAAPINNTLPPNVAQALEKAKLQNTALSLVMIPLNGPGTPTVFNADVSVNPASTMKLVTTYAALEMLGPNHQWKTEFYTDGTLSGGVLHGNLYLKGGGDPKLNMEKLWLLMRDLRANGVQQVTGDLVLDRSFFNQPQLPEFNDDGNDENKPFLVKPDALLVNLKALRFVTRNDSGRVIVSVEPPIASIRIDNQVKVSAAKQCTGDVRYNPVTAADGSVTVTVSGQLAEGCSSQTYLSLLDHATYTAGAVRAIWQELGGSIQGRDIQAPVPKDAKVLARAFSPDLAEIIRDINKYSNNTMAQQLFLSLGAQFRNDADGDDAKAAQRVVRQWLAKKGITAPHLVMENGSGLSRAERVSAREMAAMLQAAWKSPYAAEYISSMPIAGTDGTMRKRLKTTAMRGEAHVKTGTLNTVRAIAGFSRDNNGNTWAVVAILNDPKPWGASSVLDQVLLDLYRQPKAVAAAPVL
- a CDS encoding benzoate/H(+) symporter BenE family transporter, with translation MHDATQAPLRPLADTSASAVVAGFIAMMTGYTSSLVLMFQAGQAAGLTTAQISSWIWAISIGMAVCSIGLSLRYRTPITIAWSTPGAALLITSLGGVSYGEAIGAYITCAVLVTLCGLTGSFEKLVKRIPASLAAALLAGILFKIGSEIFVAAQHRTGLVLGMFFTYLIIKRLSPRYAVLAALLIGTALSGLMGLLDFSGFHLEVATPVWTTPHFSLAATISIGIPLFVVAMTSQNMPGVAVLRADGYTVPASPLITTTGLASLVLAPFGSHGINLAAISAAICTGPHAHEDRNKRYTAAVWCGVFYGIAGVFGATLAALFAALPKELVLSIAALALFGSIINGLTIAMNEPKEREAALITFMVTASGLTLFSIGSAFWGIVAGVLTLLILNWRRA
- a CDS encoding diguanylate cyclase, whose amino-acid sequence is MPLQAVRPKILGFISEQASAWLVALVVFLAGGALTIIVAWAASDLYQQQVRQRFQLLVNERYTRLQERFEDQEQRLNSLRRFFANSDDVSREEFDGFARPLLLRARAYSWAPRVFREQRSQFEQDVSRQRGTPFVIRELNSAGELAPAPEREEYVPVLYSQTQSLLGAPLGFDLLAQPLRRSALERAQKSGKLAVSQPMQLVGVEPAYATGVLLVAPVSSLPTSTQSQNEPYGYVMAVISMRQLVADGLPKPDRDNLVMQIVDTSDLQKRVLFESSNAVGDSDLTGARRLTLGDHVYALSLRPSQVFDQANHSSLATILTMGGLLSLLLGALLYVLVSQRQRALKLVEQRTLQLRQRELELRGAHGQLRSVLNAATQVAIIATDLRGVINTFNAGAEQMLGFNAEQVVSKLTLESLHLPSELEARSASLSVALGKRIPPSQAMLVESPDNLHKAREWSLIRQDRSQLTVNMLATVLLDDHGLWIGHLAIYLDITEQKRAYEALAARDRLLKKLSAHVPGGIFQFTLEPHDNWRFIYASDGMRDIYEIETSVLQQDAAKVFERIHPLDVERVRASIRLSALQLSHWREEYRVLLPQRGLRWIRGEATPEELPGGGTLWHGYVSDISDLKRVEEELRALSITDSLTGIHNRRYFQDRLKAEMVRLNRTSGALSVIMLDVDHFKRINDQHGHAVGDGVLQELCKRISQRLRRSDVFCRLGGEEFMVLCPNTDGEQAYRVAMELWQSLRDTPMEPVGIVTASFGVASWRVDEGIDGLLLRADSAVYVAKQAGRDRVEAERIRA
- a CDS encoding YggL family protein, with product MATNRSQRLRKKLCVDEFQELGFELNLDFNEGLSEEAIDAFLEAFIKEAMEANGLGYVGGDDYGLVCLQKRGSVSEEQRAAVEAWLKTRSELTKAEVSPLLDVWYPEKPINAAK
- the rlmKL gene encoding bifunctional 23S rRNA (guanine(2069)-N(7))-methyltransferase RlmK/23S rRNA (guanine(2445)-N(2))-methyltransferase RlmL, whose product is MSDRFELFLTCPKGLEGLLIEEAIGLGLEEAREHTSAVRGMADMETAYRLCLWSRLANRVLLVLKRFPMKDAEDLYHGVLDIEWADHMVPDGTLAVEFSGHGSGIDNTHFGALKVKDAIVDKLRTPTGERPSIDKINPDLRIHLRLDRGEAILSLDLSGHSLHQRGYRLQQGAAPLKENLAAAILIRAGWPRIAAEGGALTDPMCGVGTFLVEGAMIAADMAPNLNRELWGFTTWLGHVPALWKKLHTEASERAAIGMNKPPLWVRGYEADPRLIQPARNNIERAGLSHWIKVYQGEVGTFEPRPDQNQKGLVICNPPYGERLGDEASLLYLYQNLGERLRQACMGWEAAVFTGAPDLGKRMGIRSHKQYSFWNGALPCKLLLIKVNPDQFVTGERRTPEQRQAEREQAAYDQAPVEPQERQYNKNGNPIKPAPAPVVEQARLSEGGQMFANRLQKNLKLLGKWAKREGVDCYRVYDADMPEYSMAIDLYHDWVHVQEYAAPKSIDPEKASARMFDALAAIPQALNIDKSRVVVKRRERQSGTKQYERQSAQGKFTEVSEGGVKLLVNLTDYLDTGLFLDHRPMRLRIQKEAAGKRFLNLYCYTATASVHAAKGGARSTTSVDLSKTYLDWARRNFSLNGFSDKNRLEQGDVMAWLEASRDEFDMIFIDPPTFSNSKRMEGIFDVQRDHVQLLDLAMARLAPGGVLYFSNNFRKFALEDNLSERYAVEEISDKTIDPDFARNAKIHRAWKITAR